A window of the Miscanthus floridulus cultivar M001 chromosome 14, ASM1932011v1, whole genome shotgun sequence genome harbors these coding sequences:
- the LOC136503176 gene encoding uncharacterized mitochondrial protein AtMg00810-like, translating into MAECKPCVTLMEEQLKLMKATTAAKMDATLYRSIIGGLRYLVHTRPDIAFAMGYVSRFMEDPREDHWAMVKRLLRYVKGMVDHGIIFPKTDGSGQQLTVFSNADMVGDIDGRQSTSGVLVFLGSAPILWEKSSSAD; encoded by the exons atggctgagtgcaagccatgcgtgactctaaTGGAGGAGCAACTGAAACTGATGAAGGCCACCACCGCGGCGAAgatggatgcaacactctaccggagcatcatcggcggtctgcgctatctagtccacacgaggccggacattgcgttcgccatgggctacgtcagtcgcttcatggaggatcctagagaggatcatTGGGCtatggtgaagcggctactgcgctacgtcaaggggatggtggatcatgggatcatcttcccaaagactgATGGGAGTGGGcagcagctcactgtgttcagcaatGCAGATAtggtgggggacatcgacggacgacagagcacctctggcgtgctcgtcttcctcgggtcggccccaattttatg GGAGAAGAGTTCCAGTGCAGATTGA
- the LOC136505119 gene encoding transcription factor VIP1-like isoform X2, with protein sequence MDPRFALPAAPAPSTGGGFARGHHRRALSETFLRFPDADLLLDPDGDFSFSDLDFPSLSDDSPAASDPTPPPPPLPQRQQQQQQQAAPAPAPRPPGGGAHTRSLSLDAAFFEGLSFQGPSGSGSASGGPGHKRSGSMDGATSPFEGESALSGGLPDYAKKAMPAERIAELALIDPKRAKRILANRQSAARSKERKIKYTSELERKVQTLQTEATTLSAQLTLLQRDTTGLTTENRELKLRLQSMEEQAKLRDVLIS encoded by the exons ATGGACCCGCGCTTCGCGCTGCCGGCCGCGCCGGCGCCGTCCACGGGGGGCGGCTTCGCGCGGGGGCACCACCGGCGGGCGCTCTCGGAGACGTTCCTCCGGTTCCCCGACGCGGACCTGCTCCTGGACCCGGACGGCGACTTCTCCTTCTCCGACCTCGACTTCCCCTCGCTCTCCGACGACTCCCCGGCCGCCTCCGACCCCACCCCTCCGCCCCCGCCGCTGCCGCAGcgacagcaacagcagcagcagcaggcggcccCGGCCCCGGCGCCCCGCCCGCCCGGCGGCGGGGCCCACACGCGGAGCCTCTCCCTCGACGCCGCCTTCTTCGAGGGCCTCTCGTTCCAGGGACCCAGCGGGAGCGGGAGCGCCTCGGGTGGGCCTGGGCACAAGAGGAGCGGCTCCATGGATGGGGCCACCTCGCCGTTCGAGGGCGAGTCGGCGCTCTCCGGCGGCCTGCCGGACTACGCCAAGAAGGCCATGCCCGCCGAGAGGATCGCCGAGCTCGCGCTCATCGACCCCAAGCGCGCAAAGAG GATTCTGGCGAACAGGCAGTCTGCAGCGAGGTCAAAGGAGAGAAAGATCAAGTACACTAGTGAACTGGAGAGGAAGGTCCAGACTCTGCAGACGGAGGCCACTACGCTGTCAGCGCAGCTCACCCTGCTCCAG AGGGATACAACTGGTTTAACTACTGAAAACAGAGAGCTCAAGCTTCGGTTGCAGTCCATGGAAGAGCAAGCTAAACTGCGAGATG TTCTAATTTCCTAG
- the LOC136504800 gene encoding protein NODULATION SIGNALING PATHWAY 2-like yields METMSYSYLCSPLIPFPTHHEESSYLLWSPQVLIPLENGNMCNTDADPSPDHHHQQDHELMNMLIQEANVLLLQDEFSNGDPSLDGSDQRLGRQENGSLLLGVQEEFMEESSLGDLLVAGARAVESRDSISASAILSRIDAAPVSSSDHLACYFARGLRSRISIECRPTLDAPAPGNRMPAYRMLQELSPFIKFAHFTANQAILEATADDPAVHVVDLNVGEGVQWASLMSDLAGHGCRKPFRLTEAFVTADAGAGAHRMAATARRLSEFATSLGVPFQYSSLHVLSDEDLHGFATSCCNGGSSSSVIVSCDTTDQPYSSLTRLQLLLAGSVARILRPKLVITTEEELFRMGRNPASFTEFFREALLHFGAVLESLASCFRDGGYGACLALVEKEELGPRIQDAVGQYLCGPVTGGACSVELAGFRACEMSSFSVAQGRMLAGLFSRGFGVVHGEGRLALCWKSWPLTSVSVWSPV; encoded by the coding sequence ATggagaccatgtcatactcataCCTTTGCTCACCTCTCATCCCCTTCCCCACACATCATGAGGAGAGCAGCTACCTCCTGTGGTCTCCTCAGGTACTGATCCCCCTTGAGAATGGCAACATGTGCAATACCGATGCCGATCCTTCCcctgatcatcatcatcagcaagatCATGAGCTAATGAACATGCTGATCCAAGAAGCCAATGTCTTGCTGCTTCAAGATGAGTTCTCCAATGGTGATCCATCATTGGACGGTTCCGATCAGAGGTTGGGACGGCAAGAAAATGGCAGCTTGCTGTTGGGAGTCCAGGAGGAGTTCATGGAGGAGAGCAGTTTAGGCGACCTTCTCGTCGCCGGGGCCAGGGCAGTCGAGTCCAGGGACTCGATCAGCGCCTCGGCCATCTTGTCGAGGATCGATGCAGCACCGGTCAGCTCATCTGACCATCTGGCTTGCTACTTCGCCCGGGGCCTGCGGTCCCGGATCTCCATCGAATGCCGGCCGACTCTTGATGCACCAGCGCCGGGGAACCGGATGCCGGCGTACCGGATGCTGCAGGAGCTGTCGCCGTTCATCAAGTTCGCCCACTTCACCGCCAACCAGGCCATCCTGGAAGCCACCGCGGACGACCCGGCCGTCCACGTGGTGGACCTCAACGTCGGCGAGGGCGTCCAGTGGGCGTCGCTCATGTCGGACCTCGCCGGCCACGGCTGCCGCAAGCCGTTCCGCCTCACGGAAGCTTTCGTCACGgccgacgccggcgccggcgcgcacCGCATGGCGGCCACCGCACGGCGGCTCTCGGAGTTCGCCACGTCGCTCGGCGTCCCCTTCCAGTACAGCTCCCTCCACGTACTCAGCGACGAGGACCTGCACGGCTTCGCGACGAGCTGCTGCAACGGTGGCTCCTCGTCCTCAGTGATCGTCTCGTGCGACACGACGGATCAGCCTTACAGCTCGCTGACCAGGCTGCAGCTGCTGCTCGCCGGCAGCGTCGCCAGGATCCTCCGGCCAAAGCTGGTGATCACGACAGAGGAGGAGCTCTTCAGGATGGGCCGAAACCCCGCCTCCTTCACGGAGTTCTTCCGGGAGGCGCTGCTCCACTTTGGCGCGGTGCTGGAGTCCCTGGCGAGCTGCTTCCGCGACGGCGGCTACGGCGCGTGCCTGGCGCTCGTGGAGAAGGAGGAGCTGGGGCCGAGGATCCAGGACGCCGTGGGGCAGTACCTGTGCGGGCCTGTGACAGGTGGGGCCTGCAGCGTGGAGCTGGCGGGGTTTAGGGCTTGCGAGATGAGCAGCTTCAGCGTCGCGCAGGGCAGGATGCTGGCTGGGCTCTTCAGCAGAGGGTTTGGGGTTGTCCATGGCGAGGGCAGGCTTGCGTTGTGCTGGAAATCTTGGCCTTTGACCTCGGTGTCTGTCTGGAGTCCTGTGTGA
- the LOC136505119 gene encoding transcription factor VIP1-like isoform X1 — MDPRFALPAAPAPSTGGGFARGHHRRALSETFLRFPDADLLLDPDGDFSFSDLDFPSLSDDSPAASDPTPPPPPLPQRQQQQQQQAAPAPAPRPPGGGAHTRSLSLDAAFFEGLSFQGPSGSGSASGGPGHKRSGSMDGATSPFEGESALSGGLPDYAKKAMPAERIAELALIDPKRAKRILANRQSAARSKERKIKYTSELERKVQTLQTEATTLSAQLTLLQRDTTGLTTENRELKLRLQSMEEQAKLRDALNEALREEVERLKIAAGQVGNMYGNPFNGGLQQQIPSYFAQQQQQQQQQQMSYFGGHQAQHHNQNHRHQSPSNGGQSLSGQSLNDSMDFI; from the exons ATGGACCCGCGCTTCGCGCTGCCGGCCGCGCCGGCGCCGTCCACGGGGGGCGGCTTCGCGCGGGGGCACCACCGGCGGGCGCTCTCGGAGACGTTCCTCCGGTTCCCCGACGCGGACCTGCTCCTGGACCCGGACGGCGACTTCTCCTTCTCCGACCTCGACTTCCCCTCGCTCTCCGACGACTCCCCGGCCGCCTCCGACCCCACCCCTCCGCCCCCGCCGCTGCCGCAGcgacagcaacagcagcagcagcaggcggcccCGGCCCCGGCGCCCCGCCCGCCCGGCGGCGGGGCCCACACGCGGAGCCTCTCCCTCGACGCCGCCTTCTTCGAGGGCCTCTCGTTCCAGGGACCCAGCGGGAGCGGGAGCGCCTCGGGTGGGCCTGGGCACAAGAGGAGCGGCTCCATGGATGGGGCCACCTCGCCGTTCGAGGGCGAGTCGGCGCTCTCCGGCGGCCTGCCGGACTACGCCAAGAAGGCCATGCCCGCCGAGAGGATCGCCGAGCTCGCGCTCATCGACCCCAAGCGCGCAAAGAG GATTCTGGCGAACAGGCAGTCTGCAGCGAGGTCAAAGGAGAGAAAGATCAAGTACACTAGTGAACTGGAGAGGAAGGTCCAGACTCTGCAGACGGAGGCCACTACGCTGTCAGCGCAGCTCACCCTGCTCCAG AGGGATACAACTGGTTTAACTACTGAAAACAGAGAGCTCAAGCTTCGGTTGCAGTCCATGGAAGAGCAAGCTAAACTGCGAGATG CTTTGAATGAAGCCCTGCGAGAAGAAGTCGAGCGACTTAAGATAGCTGCAGGACAAGTCGGGAACATGTATGGGAACCCCTTCAATGGTGGACTCCAGCAGCAGATTCCATCCTATTTcgcgcagcagcaacagcagcagcagcagcagcagatgtcgTACTTTGGTGGCCACCAGGCTCAGCATCACAATCAAAACCATCGTCACCAGAGTCCATCAAATGGGGGGCAGTCGCTCAGTGGTCAGTCCCTAAACGACTCCATGGATTTCATTTGA
- the LOC136505119 gene encoding transcription factor VIP1-like isoform X3: MDPRFALPAAPAPSTGGGFARGHHRRALSETFLRFPDADLLLDPDGDFSFSDLDFPSLSDDSPAASDPTPPPPPLPQRQQQQQQQAAPAPAPRPPGGGAHTRSLSLDAAFFEGLSFQGPSGSGSASGGPGHKRSGSMDGATSPFEGESALSGGLPDYAKKAMPAERIAELALIDPKRAKRILANRQSAARSKERKIKYTSELERKVQTLQTEATTLSAQLTLLQRDTTGLTTENRELKLRLQSMEEQAKLRDEQF; this comes from the exons ATGGACCCGCGCTTCGCGCTGCCGGCCGCGCCGGCGCCGTCCACGGGGGGCGGCTTCGCGCGGGGGCACCACCGGCGGGCGCTCTCGGAGACGTTCCTCCGGTTCCCCGACGCGGACCTGCTCCTGGACCCGGACGGCGACTTCTCCTTCTCCGACCTCGACTTCCCCTCGCTCTCCGACGACTCCCCGGCCGCCTCCGACCCCACCCCTCCGCCCCCGCCGCTGCCGCAGcgacagcaacagcagcagcagcaggcggcccCGGCCCCGGCGCCCCGCCCGCCCGGCGGCGGGGCCCACACGCGGAGCCTCTCCCTCGACGCCGCCTTCTTCGAGGGCCTCTCGTTCCAGGGACCCAGCGGGAGCGGGAGCGCCTCGGGTGGGCCTGGGCACAAGAGGAGCGGCTCCATGGATGGGGCCACCTCGCCGTTCGAGGGCGAGTCGGCGCTCTCCGGCGGCCTGCCGGACTACGCCAAGAAGGCCATGCCCGCCGAGAGGATCGCCGAGCTCGCGCTCATCGACCCCAAGCGCGCAAAGAG GATTCTGGCGAACAGGCAGTCTGCAGCGAGGTCAAAGGAGAGAAAGATCAAGTACACTAGTGAACTGGAGAGGAAGGTCCAGACTCTGCAGACGGAGGCCACTACGCTGTCAGCGCAGCTCACCCTGCTCCAG AGGGATACAACTGGTTTAACTACTGAAAACAGAGAGCTCAAGCTTCGGTTGCAGTCCATGGAAGAGCAAGCTAAACTGCGAGATG AACAGTTCTAA